The Paenibacillus macerans genome includes a window with the following:
- a CDS encoding DUF2306 domain-containing protein — protein sequence MNIRKTLYGLLAAASVLFIIYSLVKNYWIDPGAAEFLSHKTGLKRELNLPVWLNVMYIHVAFACIAMAAGLLNFSNRIFEKSRRFHRINGYVYIVSVLLVVLTSGYMAPYATGGRIGSMGFNALNLIWLFITMMALVQIKRKRTTQHRNWMIRSYAFCFTNMLIHLITSLFHQGFGLVYAISYTIGVYGSIVLLLVIPGIIIRMIGQSRSNFRT from the coding sequence ATGAACATACGGAAAACATTATACGGACTTTTGGCCGCGGCCAGCGTTCTGTTCATCATTTATTCTCTGGTGAAAAATTATTGGATCGATCCCGGAGCTGCGGAATTTTTAAGCCATAAAACCGGTCTGAAACGCGAGCTTAATCTTCCCGTCTGGTTAAACGTGATGTACATCCACGTTGCCTTTGCCTGCATCGCCATGGCGGCGGGGCTGCTCAACTTCTCCAATCGAATCTTTGAAAAAAGCCGCAGGTTCCATCGCATTAACGGCTACGTTTATATCGTGTCCGTGCTGCTTGTCGTGCTGACTTCCGGATACATGGCGCCTTACGCCACCGGCGGAAGAATCGGCAGCATGGGATTCAATGCGCTGAATCTAATCTGGCTGTTCATCACGATGATGGCGCTCGTCCAAATTAAAAGGAAACGGACTACGCAGCACCGGAATTGGATGATCCGAAGCTACGCCTTTTGTTTTACGAATATGCTGATTCATCTCATCACCTCCCTTTTTCATCAGGGATTCGGTCTTGTATACGCAATCAGCTACACCATTGGCGTTTATGGCTCCATAGTGCTGCTGCTGGTCATTCCCGGCATCATCATTAGAATGATCGGCCAATCCAGGAGTAACTTCCGGACTTGA
- a CDS encoding Ger(x)C family spore germination protein has product MCRRRILSLFAVAGLLVMQTGCWSSKEIEDLSMYVGLALDVGKPTAIEQQLEKQGGSYSKRDLMTATIQIVPMKSSGGGKQQEGEGRGPEFLNTSETGDSLFEIMRQYSLRRQRAVIGHHLKVIVISTELVQKQNLDKLLEFVLRDNDIRPSCIVLLSQGLARDTFEAGQSGEIPAFKLKDLLRGHFRTGKILKEVNLTRLDSLLGSKRSFILQEVVAGGGETEFSGAGIIKGETGRWIGLLDQTDVESISWIKGEVQGGAIKSYDWRNEPITYEVESIKSKITSEVRDNRPSFHVKLESEGRIIENWDVLENPSKIEYQEKVKKIFEKRLSQMLETTLEKMQSKYKVEVAGFGEKLKIQQPKYWKTVEDHWDDVFSQTPVTFDIQFTITDFGSSTI; this is encoded by the coding sequence ATGTGTAGACGGCGTATTCTGTCCCTTTTTGCTGTCGCTGGATTGCTTGTGATGCAAACGGGGTGCTGGAGCAGTAAAGAAATCGAGGATTTAAGCATGTACGTCGGATTGGCTTTGGACGTAGGGAAGCCGACAGCCATTGAACAGCAGTTGGAGAAGCAAGGGGGAAGTTATTCTAAGCGGGATCTGATGACGGCCACTATCCAGATCGTTCCGATGAAATCTTCCGGCGGCGGCAAACAACAAGAGGGGGAAGGCAGAGGGCCAGAATTTCTGAATACATCGGAAACGGGCGACTCTCTTTTCGAGATTATGCGACAGTATTCGCTTCGCCGGCAGCGCGCGGTCATCGGCCATCACCTGAAGGTGATCGTCATATCCACTGAACTGGTCCAAAAGCAAAACTTGGACAAGCTGCTGGAGTTCGTGCTCCGCGATAACGATATTCGTCCGAGCTGTATTGTGCTGCTTAGCCAAGGGCTGGCGCGGGATACATTTGAAGCGGGACAGTCCGGCGAAATCCCGGCCTTCAAGTTGAAGGATCTGCTGCGCGGCCATTTTAGAACCGGTAAAATCTTGAAGGAGGTTAATTTGACCAGGCTGGATAGTCTGCTGGGCTCCAAGCGCAGCTTTATCCTGCAGGAGGTTGTGGCAGGGGGTGGCGAGACGGAATTTTCGGGTGCCGGTATTATTAAAGGGGAGACCGGACGATGGATCGGTTTGCTGGACCAAACGGATGTGGAGAGCATTTCCTGGATAAAAGGGGAAGTGCAGGGTGGGGCCATTAAAAGCTACGATTGGCGCAATGAACCGATCACTTATGAGGTTGAATCCATAAAGAGCAAAATCACTTCCGAGGTGCGGGATAATCGGCCTTCGTTCCATGTAAAGCTCGAATCGGAAGGGCGGATCATCGAAAATTGGGATGTTTTGGAGAATCCGTCCAAAATCGAATATCAGGAGAAAGTGAAGAAGATATTTGAAAAAAGGTTGTCCCAAATGCTCGAAACGACGTTGGAAAAAATGCAGTCGAAATACAAAGTCGAAGTGGCCGGATTCGGTGAAAAACTAAAGATTCAGCAACCGAAATACTGGAAAACGGTGGAGGATCATTGGGACGACGTTTTCAGTCAAACGCCGGTGACCTTTGACATTCAATTTACGATCACGGACTTTGGTTCATCGACAATCTAA
- a CDS encoding aldo/keto reductase, which translates to MDRIARKATGYRLQAVRKLAKETGHTPNQIVLAWMLQNAPAALPLVAVSDSVQLEENLGALDIRLSSKQLDDLNLA; encoded by the coding sequence ATGGATCGTATTGCTCGCAAGGCTACGGGCTACAGATTGCAGGCGGTAAGGAAGCTGGCGAAAGAGACGGGACACACGCCAAATCAAATTGTGCTTGCTTGGATGCTGCAAAACGCCCCGGCGGCCTTACCGCTTGTTGCCGTGAGCGATTCCGTTCAGTTGGAAGAAAACCTAGGCGCGTTGGATATCCGGCTAAGCTCCAAACAGCTTGATGATTTGAATCTGGCGTAA
- a CDS encoding spore germination protein, producing the protein MWSKIAAYIPDWTIFVQAGFTLLVPIVLYALHRRLRSVVTGRPSHSGNGSEGRGASAAESPASRESSGPPLSGDYETDLMSMKEAIGGNDDVHFREYEVTPFGVRAVLIYVDGMQEEQLIDTHVLQVLMSDAAQDAEQKPKRPPEELASYFKEKTLPISEITEVTETRRLSEAILTGYTALLAEGMPHALLVGTPKGKTRSIEEPISEALLRGPRVGFTEVLSDNTALLRRQGRTEQMEIKKYVVGNVVKKDLAVVYMKTIVNPDLLQEVERRIAKINLDYIAESGYVEQLIEDDILSPFQQAQNTERPDRVMSALMEGRIALLLDGTPFALIVPVTFSMLLQSPEDYYERWMGGSLLRTLRFFTAFMSLMIPSLYISFISFHPGLIPTELAITIIETRQRVPFPSLIEILILEVSIEILREAGVRLPRPIGSAMGIVGGLIIGEAAVQAGIVSPFLVIVVSVTAIASFSIPMYSAGITLRILRFAGMFFAAVLGIFGTILFFLLLCSHLTKLESFGVPYVTPVSPLRLRDWKDLFIRAPLTLMKRRPAMLKTTREQRRS; encoded by the coding sequence GTGTGGTCTAAAATTGCAGCCTATATTCCTGACTGGACGATCTTTGTGCAGGCGGGGTTCACCTTGCTGGTTCCTATTGTCCTGTATGCCTTGCACCGCCGGCTCCGCTCGGTCGTAACGGGCCGGCCAAGCCATTCCGGGAACGGGAGCGAAGGCCGGGGGGCATCCGCCGCCGAATCGCCGGCATCCCGGGAAAGTTCCGGTCCGCCGTTATCCGGAGATTATGAAACGGATCTCATGTCCATGAAAGAGGCGATCGGCGGCAATGACGACGTGCATTTCCGGGAATATGAAGTCACGCCGTTCGGCGTCCGGGCGGTGTTGATCTACGTTGACGGAATGCAGGAGGAACAGCTGATCGATACCCATGTGTTGCAGGTGTTGATGTCGGACGCCGCTCAAGATGCGGAACAAAAACCGAAACGTCCGCCTGAAGAGCTTGCTTCGTACTTTAAGGAAAAAACATTGCCCATCAGTGAAATTACCGAAGTGACCGAGACCCGCCGCCTTAGCGAAGCGATCTTGACGGGATATACGGCCTTGCTGGCGGAGGGGATGCCCCATGCTTTGCTTGTCGGTACCCCGAAGGGGAAAACCAGATCCATCGAGGAGCCGATTTCGGAAGCGCTGCTGCGCGGGCCAAGGGTAGGTTTCACCGAGGTATTAAGCGATAACACGGCGCTGCTCCGGCGCCAGGGACGTACGGAGCAAATGGAAATCAAAAAATACGTCGTCGGCAATGTCGTTAAAAAAGACCTGGCGGTCGTCTATATGAAAACGATTGTGAATCCCGATTTGCTTCAGGAAGTGGAGCGGCGGATCGCCAAAATAAATTTGGATTATATCGCCGAGTCCGGTTATGTCGAGCAATTGATCGAAGATGATATATTGAGTCCCTTTCAGCAGGCGCAAAATACGGAGCGGCCGGACCGGGTCATGAGCGCCCTTATGGAAGGAAGAATCGCGCTGCTTCTGGACGGAACGCCGTTTGCGCTCATTGTTCCGGTGACGTTCAGCATGCTGCTGCAGTCTCCCGAAGATTACTATGAACGGTGGATGGGTGGATCGCTTTTGCGGACATTGCGTTTTTTTACCGCGTTTATGTCCCTGATGATTCCTTCGCTGTATATTTCATTTATTTCTTTTCATCCCGGGTTGATCCCGACCGAATTGGCTATCACGATTATCGAGACCCGCCAAAGGGTGCCCTTTCCTTCGCTGATCGAAATTTTGATCCTGGAAGTCTCGATTGAAATTTTGCGTGAAGCGGGGGTCCGGCTGCCCAGGCCGATCGGCTCCGCGATGGGCATCGTCGGCGGCCTGATCATCGGGGAAGCGGCGGTCCAGGCGGGAATTGTCAGCCCGTTTCTGGTTATTGTCGTCTCGGTAACCGCCATCGCTTCGTTTTCGATCCCGATGTACAGCGCGGGGATTACGCTGCGCATTTTGCGCTTTGCGGGGATGTTTTTTGCCGCTGTGCTGGGCATATTCGGAACGATCCTGTTTTTTCTGCTGCTGTGCAGCCATCTAACCAAGCTGGAAAGCTTTGGGGTGCCTTATGTAACTCCAGTCTCGCCGCTCCGGCTTCGCGACTGGAAGGATTTGTTCATCCGCGCGCCCCTGACGTTAATGAAGCGCAGACCCGCGATGCTGAAGACGACCCGTGAGCAGCGCAGATCCTAA
- a CDS encoding GerAB/ArcD/ProY family transporter: MFTRSDDKITISQAVVFLTDSILGAGILNLPRSATEKVQTPDAWLSVALASILALLAAFVMIKLCQQFPGATVFEFSRKIAGVIPGSALSALLIIYFLMMAVFEIRVLGEVTIFYLLEDTPIWAIIIPFIWVAAYLISGGINCIARLFQIIFPVSILVLVFSLFLSLRLFNIDNLRPLLGEGLPPVVEGLNSTLLSFAGFEVVLILVGHLQHPEKAAKRLLPGMGIPIALYLITTVIVVGGMSTSAVLRSTWPTLDLLRSFEISGLFFERFEFPFMVIWIMQMFCNFTSNFFVVSLGVSNVFRIKFPAALFALMPVIFIAALLPKSINDLLGLGGANGIMSVIVFVLVTLPLSVIFLIRKKGLKQHV, encoded by the coding sequence GTGTTTACACGTTCTGATGACAAAATTACGATATCGCAAGCGGTTGTGTTTCTAACCGACAGCATCCTTGGGGCCGGGATTCTGAACTTGCCCAGGAGCGCCACCGAAAAAGTACAGACCCCTGACGCCTGGTTATCCGTTGCCCTGGCAAGCATCCTTGCGCTGCTGGCGGCGTTTGTCATGATAAAATTGTGCCAACAGTTTCCCGGGGCCACGGTCTTTGAATTCTCGCGAAAAATCGCCGGCGTCATCCCGGGCAGCGCTTTGTCCGCGCTGCTGATCATTTACTTTCTGATGATGGCCGTTTTTGAGATCCGCGTATTGGGGGAGGTGACGATCTTTTATTTGCTTGAGGACACCCCCATTTGGGCCATTATCATTCCTTTTATATGGGTGGCGGCTTATTTGATTTCCGGAGGAATCAACTGCATTGCCCGCTTGTTCCAGATTATTTTTCCCGTCAGTATCCTGGTTTTGGTGTTCAGCCTGTTTCTCAGCTTGAGGCTGTTCAATATCGATAATTTGCGTCCTTTGCTCGGGGAAGGCCTGCCCCCTGTAGTCGAGGGCTTGAATTCAACGCTCCTCAGCTTTGCGGGCTTCGAAGTCGTACTGATTTTGGTCGGGCATCTGCAGCATCCCGAGAAAGCGGCCAAAAGGCTGCTGCCCGGAATGGGCATTCCGATCGCATTGTACCTTATTACAACCGTAATTGTTGTGGGAGGCATGTCGACGAGCGCCGTATTAAGAAGCACCTGGCCGACGCTTGACCTTCTGCGAAGCTTTGAAATCAGCGGATTGTTTTTCGAACGGTTTGAATTTCCGTTTATGGTGATTTGGATCATGCAGATGTTTTGCAATTTCACCAGCAATTTTTTCGTCGTCTCCCTGGGAGTATCGAACGTTTTCCGCATCAAGTTCCCTGCCGCTCTATTTGCGCTAATGCCGGTGATTTTTATCGCGGCGCTCTTGCCCAAAAGCATCAACGACTTACTTGGACTCGGCGGAGCAAACGGAATCATGAGCGTCATCGTGTTCGTCTTGGTGACCCTGCCGTTATCCGTCATATTCCTCATCCGGAAGAAAGGACTTAAACAGCATGTGTAG